The DNA region AACGCTTGGCACCTTCTGTTTGATACATACCGACAAGTCTCTCTGCCGGAAAGCACATTGGCCAGGATCATCCTTGTTTTTAGAGATGCATTTATGATACTCTACAAATTGTTGGGGGCAGTTTTTAGCCACATCTTCCATAATAAACTGGTCCAGGGCGTTTGACATGTCTAGGTGTTGTGTTACtacttcttttgttcttgctGAAGCTTAAGATATCTTCTTTCGATTTGTTCTCATTCAAGATTTTTATCTTGCAAGCAGTATATGAACCGAACTCAGCTTCAATGGCAActtggaaagcttgataaCAGACGGCTGTACGACTTAGTACTATGCAGcgagctggaaaagctgAGAGATGCAAAGCCGATTGTCTACTCACATAGAAAGGCCTCGTTTCCCATTGGAACCACATCACTCGATTTCGATTCGACAGGCCAGTTTCTATTGTCCAGCGGGGAGGATGGAAGTTTAGCCCTCTGGGCTCTCGACGAGGGCCATAGCGAAGGAAAGCTAGTTAATAAGCGCATTCAGTTTGCGGCAGGAGAGTCGAAGGAATCTGTGAACCCATCATCCCGCCGGGTGCACGTTACGGCACGAAGTCCCGGCGGAAAAGCCCCGCGCTTCCTTACATCAGTGGAGTCTCGCCCACCAGACTCCCTGCAGGGTCCCAGGGAAGCATCGCACGCGTTTTCTGTGACTAGCGTGAAGTGGTATGGACCCGACAACGGTCTCTTCTTCACAGGTAGTAACGACCACAAGGTTAAAATCTGGGACACTAACACCTTCCAAGTGGCAAGCTCCATTGATATTGCTCACCGGGTGGCTCAGCTGGACACACTAGGTGATCTTCTTGCTGTCGCCAGTGAAGATTCGCACCCCCGGCTGATAGATTTAAGATCAATGAGTGCCGCCATATCACTGGGCGTGAAGCGCTCCGACATGCGTCACGGCATCAACGCTGCAAAATTCTCACACACGAGTTCAGGTGCGAAGCCTCTTCTGCTTGCCACTG from Lachancea thermotolerans CBS 6340 chromosome C complete sequence includes:
- the MIX14 gene encoding Mix14p (highly similar to uniprot|Q07789 Saccharomyces cerevisiae YDR031W Hypothetical), coding for MSNALDQFIMEDVAKNCPQQFVEYHKCISKNKDDPGQCAFRQRDLSVCIKQKVPSVQKVMAKCGQLMQKYETCVRDNMETRTINENCLGLLQEMRTCAEKQVQGPSPINQL
- the RAD28 gene encoding Rad28p (weakly similar to uniprot|Q12021 Saccharomyces cerevisiae YDR030C RAD28 Protein involved in transcription-coupled repair nucleotide excision repair of UV-induced DNA lesions homolog of human CSA protein), producing MNRTQLQWQLGKLDNRRLYDLVLCSELEKLRDAKPIVYSHRKASFPIGTTSLDFDSTGQFLLSSGEDGSLALWALDEGHSEGKLVNKRIQFAAGESKESVNPSSRRVHVTARSPGGKAPRFLTSVESRPPDSLQGPREASHAFSVTSVKWYGPDNGLFFTGSNDHKVKIWDTNTFQVASSIDIAHRVAQLDTLGDLLAVASEDSHPRLIDLRSMSAAISLGVKRSDMRHGINAAKFSHTSSGAKPLLLATGDDDGNVRVWDLRMGNRWLCDLTEADTLSKSHARCCNDLCWDPSGSLKLVTTGNDGKCKMWDLHEGGAKPQLVRQLGATDLTSNRFRRRTSHYLMWQGPYVFFNSDHGEILVYQSHSGLLWHAFEYPLRVAQPERLRSTPKLQSMAIQTRLANTLGVRLVLGTDNTHGRILEYRV